The following coding sequences lie in one Arthrobacter sp. PGP41 genomic window:
- a CDS encoding DedA family protein, which yields MQAINDFILAAAGQPWVLVLVLACCVIDGFFPPIPSESVVVGLAAVAATADVPNPWVLMLVAALGAFSGDNIAYLIGRKVGTTRWGWMRNPRMQSAFRWAGRELRKRPASLILVARFVPIGRVAVNLTAGFTHYPHLRFIGLTVLSATLWAGYSVGIGLFFGQWFEDNHLLGAAIAIICAVALGIMVDLGINRLRRRPPMVERMKEPEA from the coding sequence ATGCAGGCCATCAATGACTTCATCCTCGCCGCGGCCGGGCAGCCTTGGGTGCTGGTCCTGGTGCTGGCCTGCTGCGTCATTGACGGCTTCTTTCCGCCCATCCCCAGCGAATCGGTGGTGGTGGGCCTCGCCGCCGTTGCCGCCACCGCGGACGTTCCCAACCCCTGGGTCCTGATGCTGGTGGCGGCGCTGGGGGCATTTTCGGGGGACAACATCGCCTACCTGATCGGCCGCAAGGTGGGCACCACGAGGTGGGGCTGGATGCGTAACCCCCGGATGCAGAGCGCGTTCCGGTGGGCGGGCAGGGAACTGCGGAAGCGTCCGGCCTCGCTCATCCTCGTGGCGAGGTTCGTGCCAATTGGGAGGGTGGCAGTGAACCTGACAGCTGGCTTCACGCATTATCCCCACCTGCGTTTCATCGGCCTCACCGTTCTTTCCGCGACTCTCTGGGCCGGGTACTCCGTGGGGATCGGGCTGTTTTTCGGGCAGTGGTTCGAGGACAACCACCTTCTGGGCGCGGCCATCGCCATCATCTGCGCCGTGGCGCTGGGGATCATGGTGGACCTGGGCATCAACCGCCTCCGTCGCCGTCCCCCGATGGTGGAGCGGATGAAGGAACCGGAAGCGTAG